The following proteins are co-located in the Spirosoma montaniterrae genome:
- a CDS encoding phosphatase PAP2 family protein has protein sequence MRETLNYLDTQLFLWLNGQHAPWLDGPMVFATERNSWFPFYAVLIGWLAVRYRKQAFGMILALVAAVAISDQTASALLKPLTHRLRPCHEPALQQLIHPVLECGGLYGFASSHAANTFALATGVWLLVGRQYPAVKWLYLWAFWVSYSRLYVGAHYPLDLLAGAGIGTLAAAGCVALYRRWQMRNLIV, from the coding sequence ATGCGCGAAACGCTGAACTATCTCGATACGCAACTTTTCCTCTGGCTCAACGGCCAACACGCCCCCTGGCTCGACGGGCCGATGGTATTTGCCACCGAGCGCAATAGCTGGTTTCCGTTCTACGCCGTGCTGATTGGCTGGCTGGCCGTGCGTTACCGCAAACAGGCCTTCGGTATGATTCTCGCCCTCGTTGCCGCCGTTGCCATCAGCGACCAAACGGCGTCGGCTCTACTAAAACCCCTCACCCATCGGCTGCGACCCTGTCACGAACCGGCTCTGCAACAACTGATTCATCCGGTACTGGAATGTGGCGGCTTATACGGTTTTGCATCCTCACACGCGGCCAATACGTTTGCGCTGGCAACGGGCGTGTGGCTGCTGGTCGGGCGGCAGTACCCGGCTGTTAAATGGCTGTATCTGTGGGCGTTCTGGGTATCGTATAGCCGCCTGTACGTGGGCGCACACTACCCGCTCGACCTGCTGGCGGGCGCGGGCATAGGCACATTGGCGGCTGCGGGCTGCGTGGCCCTGTACCGACGCTGGCAGATGCGTAACCTTATCGTATAG
- the trpS gene encoding tryptophan--tRNA ligase has product MRILTGIQSSGRPHLGNILGAIKPAVDLSLQPGNDSFLFIADLHSLTSLRDGTTRREYVRAIAATWLAFGLDTNRSTFWRQSRVQEHTELYWYLNCFTPKPMLENATSFKDKSEKGLEANAGLFTYPVLQAADILLYDAEVIPVGKDQRQHIEMTRDIAGTLNRAVGEAILVLPEPRIDERLMVIPGIDGQKMSKSYNNYIDIFLPENELWKVVKKIKSDSTPLEEPKNPDTDITFQLFSLLGSDEQIQEQRSLYEAGGYGYGQAKKALYELIIQKYATERERFNYYMHENPDALETELQAGEEKARAVARQTIRRVREKLGFS; this is encoded by the coding sequence ATGAGAATCTTAACTGGTATTCAATCGAGCGGGCGACCGCATCTGGGAAATATTCTGGGGGCCATTAAGCCCGCCGTTGATTTGTCGCTGCAACCCGGCAACGACTCGTTTCTGTTCATTGCCGACCTGCATTCGCTTACGAGCCTGCGCGACGGCACCACCCGGCGCGAATACGTCCGGGCCATTGCCGCTACCTGGCTGGCGTTTGGGCTTGATACTAACCGGAGTACCTTCTGGCGGCAGTCGCGGGTGCAGGAGCATACTGAACTGTACTGGTATCTGAACTGCTTCACGCCCAAGCCAATGCTTGAAAATGCTACGTCGTTTAAAGACAAGTCGGAGAAGGGGCTGGAAGCCAACGCGGGGCTGTTTACCTACCCGGTGTTGCAGGCGGCTGATATTCTGCTGTACGACGCTGAAGTCATCCCGGTTGGCAAAGACCAGCGGCAGCATATCGAAATGACCCGCGACATTGCCGGGACACTCAACCGGGCCGTGGGCGAGGCCATTCTGGTACTGCCCGAGCCGCGTATCGACGAACGGCTGATGGTGATTCCCGGCATCGACGGGCAGAAAATGAGCAAGTCGTACAACAATTACATCGACATCTTCCTGCCTGAAAACGAGTTATGGAAGGTGGTTAAGAAAATAAAATCGGATTCGACCCCGCTCGAAGAACCGAAGAATCCCGACACGGATATTACGTTCCAGTTGTTTTCGCTGCTGGGGTCGGATGAGCAGATTCAGGAGCAGCGCAGTTTGTACGAAGCGGGCGGCTACGGCTACGGACAGGCCAAAAAAGCGTTGTACGAGCTGATTATTCAGAAATATGCTACCGAGCGCGAGCGGTTCAACTATTACATGCACGAAAACCCCGACGCGCTGGAAACCGAACTCCAGGCGGGCGAAGAAAAAGCCCGCGCCGTGGCCCGCCAAACCATTCGTCGGGTGCGCGAAAAATTAGGCTTTAGCTGA
- a CDS encoding sugar phosphate isomerase/epimerase family protein has translation MLSLGFVSAILADYDLNSVLKFASEHRFKCVELMCWPADNADARRYAGVTHIDVDNLNVRQIRDLARQHGVQISGLGYYPNPLDPDPEKAEFYREHIKKIIRAAAKLNVPVVNTFIGRNPSLSMADNLKLFADHWPGIVKAAEENNVKIGIENCPMWFTDDEWPGGKNLATTPAVWDRMFEIIPSRALGLNYDPSHLIWQMMDEVRPIYDYRDRLHHIHLKDVKLYRDKLNRVGIMANPLEYHSPKLPGLGDVRWRDFFAALTDVRYRGPVCIEVEDKAYEGSFADVQTAILTARNYLSQFLVL, from the coding sequence ATGCTTTCTCTCGGCTTTGTATCGGCCATTCTCGCCGATTATGACCTGAACTCAGTGCTGAAATTCGCGTCGGAACACCGTTTCAAATGCGTTGAACTGATGTGCTGGCCCGCCGATAACGCCGATGCCCGCCGGTATGCAGGTGTCACGCACATCGACGTCGACAATCTGAACGTCAGGCAGATACGCGATCTGGCGCGGCAGCACGGCGTTCAAATTTCGGGCTTAGGCTACTATCCCAACCCGCTCGACCCCGACCCGGAGAAGGCTGAGTTTTACCGCGAACACATCAAGAAAATAATCCGGGCGGCTGCCAAACTTAACGTGCCGGTGGTAAACACATTTATTGGCCGCAATCCGTCGCTCAGTATGGCCGACAACCTGAAACTGTTTGCCGACCACTGGCCGGGCATTGTAAAAGCGGCCGAAGAAAATAACGTAAAAATCGGCATCGAAAACTGCCCGATGTGGTTTACAGACGACGAATGGCCGGGTGGTAAAAATCTGGCTACTACGCCCGCTGTCTGGGATCGCATGTTTGAGATTATCCCGTCGCGGGCGTTGGGGCTGAACTACGACCCCAGCCACCTGATCTGGCAGATGATGGACGAAGTTCGGCCCATTTACGATTACCGCGACCGCCTGCACCACATTCACCTCAAAGACGTAAAACTGTATCGCGACAAGCTAAACCGGGTGGGCATCATGGCGAACCCGCTCGAATACCATTCGCCCAAGTTGCCCGGCCTCGGCGACGTGCGCTGGCGTGATTTCTTCGCGGCCCTGACCGACGTGCGCTACCGGGGGCCAGTCTGTATTGAAGTAGAAGACAAAGCCTACGAAGGCAGTTTCGCCGACGTGCAAACCGCCATCCTAACCGCCCGAAACTACCTAAGCCAGTTTTTAGTGCTATGA
- a CDS encoding PIG-L deacetylase family protein, with translation MTSGIDKSTVLDQRARAMPTGDLEKMDSVLVIAPHPDDESLGCGGTIARLRERNIPVHVLFVSDGTMSHPNSPGYPAERLRDLREAEALDALRVLNVPPENATFMRLKDRSVPLPDNPDFPSAAAFVANLLRTLRPATIFAPWRRDPHPDHRASWQLLRTALEHHRARPRVFEYLIWLWELGSETDMPRPDEMIVWRVPIDRVLEQRDRAIAAHRSQVTRLIDDDPAGFYLSPELLTHFKAPRELFLEEKPTL, from the coding sequence ATGACATCTGGCATTGACAAATCCACCGTATTAGACCAGCGTGCCCGTGCTATGCCCACCGGCGATCTCGAGAAAATGGACTCCGTGCTGGTTATTGCTCCGCACCCCGACGATGAATCGCTGGGCTGTGGGGGGACCATTGCCCGGCTTCGCGAACGCAACATACCCGTACATGTGCTGTTCGTGAGCGACGGTACAATGTCGCACCCCAATTCGCCCGGCTATCCTGCCGAGCGTCTGCGTGACCTGCGCGAAGCCGAAGCCCTCGATGCGCTGCGTGTTCTGAACGTGCCGCCCGAAAATGCCACGTTCATGCGCCTGAAAGACAGAAGCGTACCCTTGCCCGATAATCCCGACTTTCCCAGTGCCGCTGCGTTTGTTGCGAACCTGCTGCGAACGTTACGCCCCGCCACTATTTTCGCTCCGTGGCGTCGCGACCCGCACCCCGACCACCGCGCATCGTGGCAGTTGTTGCGGACCGCCCTGGAGCACCACCGCGCCCGACCCCGCGTGTTTGAATACCTGATCTGGCTTTGGGAATTAGGCAGCGAAACCGATATGCCCCGCCCCGACGAGATGATTGTCTGGCGCGTACCCATCGACCGGGTGCTGGAGCAGCGTGATCGGGCCATTGCCGCGCATCGCTCGCAAGTGACGCGCCTGATTGACGACGACCCCGCCGGGTTTTATTTGTCGCCCGAATTACTGACGCATTTCAAGGCACCGAGGGAACTGTTTCTGGAAGAAAAGCCAACGTTATGA
- a CDS encoding class I SAM-dependent DNA methyltransferase — MKTLPTTYFDDVYRANTDPWSFETSPYERAKYEATIAALPSERYQNAYEIGCSIGVLSEMFAHRCERLLSVDASELPLQTARQRLAPYAHVTVAQHSFPTDFPDQMFDLIVLSEVGYYLSLDDLTRARQLLIDHLADGGHLLLVHWTPFVPDYPLTGDQVHDLFMAATGEGQPLTHLLNQRTDSYRLDLVSRTVHSQVRTDG, encoded by the coding sequence ATGAAAACATTGCCAACTACCTATTTCGACGACGTGTACCGGGCCAATACCGATCCGTGGTCGTTTGAAACCAGCCCTTACGAACGCGCTAAGTACGAGGCTACCATAGCCGCCCTGCCCAGTGAGCGGTATCAGAACGCCTACGAAATTGGCTGCTCGATTGGTGTACTAAGCGAAATGTTCGCCCATCGGTGCGAACGGCTGCTGTCGGTCGATGCCAGCGAACTGCCGCTTCAAACGGCTCGCCAGCGGCTTGCGCCGTATGCCCACGTAACGGTAGCGCAACACAGCTTTCCGACTGATTTCCCGGATCAGATGTTCGACCTGATTGTTTTGTCGGAAGTCGGTTATTACCTGTCGCTGGACGACCTGACGCGGGCGCGGCAACTTCTTATCGATCACCTTGCTGATGGCGGGCATCTGCTACTCGTACACTGGACACCGTTCGTACCCGATTACCCGCTCACCGGCGACCAGGTTCACGACCTGTTTATGGCTGCAACGGGCGAAGGTCAACCGCTTACGCACCTGCTCAACCAGCGCACAGATAGTTATCGGCTGGATCTTGTATCGCGAACGGTTCATTCGCAGGTACGGACTGACGGATAA
- a CDS encoding glycosyltransferase: protein MLTMHLMTINVTENQSFTPAKRYLFPVPPNTRLHTTVIVPVRNEAHHLAQTLDALRQQANPDGLLLHPACFEVLLLANNCTDDSYEIAVRYQQRFPDFRLHVAQIQLPPQHANIGTVRRMLMDEAHRRLTNLGKRNGIIASTDGDTVVDKLWLHHIVREISAGSDAVGGRILTQPDKSHVRLFHLRDVTYRTLIARAESLFDPCPHDPWPRHFQHFGASIAVTCQTYERVGGLPVKPFLEDEAFYRALIRMDAKVRQSPHVKVFTSTRIQGRVAVGFSEQLRCWSDMSRVGQCQLAEPADAVLARLNARRQLRLCWSAQTVSLNDIEPIAQTLHIDPLWLASEISKYRYFGELWENIEEKMTSGLWSQRWQPVPIVDAIRELRKLIRQSVPANEPFAIQDPADNYLCAG, encoded by the coding sequence ATGCTGACCATGCACCTGATGACCATCAACGTTACTGAAAATCAAAGTTTTACGCCTGCAAAACGCTATCTATTTCCTGTTCCGCCCAATACCCGGCTTCATACCACCGTAATTGTTCCGGTTCGGAATGAAGCGCACCACCTCGCTCAAACGCTCGATGCACTCCGGCAGCAGGCGAACCCCGATGGTTTATTACTACATCCAGCTTGTTTCGAAGTCTTGCTATTAGCCAATAATTGTACCGACGACTCCTATGAAATCGCGGTTCGCTACCAGCAACGTTTTCCCGATTTCCGGCTGCATGTGGCTCAGATTCAGTTGCCGCCCCAGCACGCCAACATCGGTACGGTTCGGCGTATGCTTATGGATGAAGCTCATCGGCGGCTTACCAATCTTGGCAAACGCAACGGCATTATTGCGTCTACCGATGGCGATACGGTAGTCGATAAACTGTGGCTGCATCATATCGTGCGCGAAATTTCGGCGGGCAGCGATGCCGTTGGCGGTCGCATCCTGACCCAACCCGATAAAAGCCACGTTCGGCTGTTTCACCTGCGCGACGTTACGTACCGCACCCTGATAGCCCGCGCTGAAAGTCTGTTCGACCCTTGCCCACACGATCCCTGGCCGCGTCATTTTCAGCACTTTGGAGCCAGTATTGCCGTTACCTGCCAGACGTATGAGCGCGTAGGCGGTTTGCCCGTAAAGCCGTTTCTGGAAGACGAAGCCTTCTACCGTGCTTTGATTCGGATGGATGCTAAAGTTCGACAGAGTCCGCACGTAAAAGTGTTTACGTCAACCCGGATACAGGGCCGTGTGGCGGTGGGGTTCTCGGAGCAACTGCGCTGCTGGTCCGACATGAGCCGGGTCGGGCAGTGTCAACTGGCCGAACCTGCCGACGCCGTTTTGGCACGGCTGAACGCCCGGCGTCAACTGCGCTTGTGCTGGTCGGCTCAAACCGTTTCGTTGAACGACATAGAACCTATAGCCCAAACCTTGCACATCGACCCGCTTTGGTTAGCCAGTGAAATCAGCAAATACCGTTACTTCGGGGAACTTTGGGAAAACATAGAGGAAAAAATGACGAGCGGTTTGTGGAGCCAACGCTGGCAGCCCGTGCCGATTGTTGACGCCATTCGGGAATTGAGAAAACTTATCCGTCAGTCCGTACCTGCGAATGAACCGTTCGCGATACAAGATCCAGCCGATAACTATCTGTGCGCTGGTTGA